The nucleotide window ACAGTTCTTGAACCTTCTCAAGAGTCAATGTTCCTATTGCCATCGACAGCAAGTAGTCATAATCACTTGCCCTAACTCCCTTATTTGACTCCTCTGGACTCTCTTCGCTATCTTCTGCATCATCAGTTGAGTCTGCAACAACAGCTTCAACTGGCTTTTTCTTGGGGAAAGGAGTAAATCCTTTGTTTTTCAATTCGAACAAGAGATCAGCTCTCTTCCTGTTGTTCACAATGATTTCGCCTTTCACAACTCCAAGGATGAATCTCACCTTGTTCTCAATTCTCAGCAACTCCAATTCGAGAATCTCCAATAGAGTTTTCTGCATAAGTTACAAGTATACGGTCAATGACCAGCATTCAGGAGGAAGAAATGTATTTCAGTTCAGTTATTTCATAGACTTGCCTTTCTTTTCTCATAATACTCGAGTCGTACATGGTAGAACTCCTCAAGAACTGCAATAAAAGAGTTTAAATGGTAAACGGCAACATCTATTTTCCACTAATCTAATGTAATTTTGTGTGAATTACGTACTCTCTTCTGGGGCAtcatatttcttgattttcccCTTGGAGTCGAAAAGGTGCATATTGCTGGTACTTATTGTAGTCGTCAGCTTAAATTTTTTCAGCAAACCCTCTTGCTGGGCCAATAGCAGATTCTCCTCAGACATGATCACTTCAAAACATACAGAGTTCTCATCACCATACGCTTTGACTTCCTGCAAGAAGAAGCTCCTTATTTCTTGTCTACATTGAAGTACTTTcccaaagaaaaataattaatcagtGATAACTCAATGTACGTACCTTTATGAAAGAATCCTTGGACTTGTCAGTTGAGACTGTCATGGATTCCAAAAACTGCTTATAGTCCTCTGTCCACCTCCGAACTGGCAACTCAGAAATCCTAAGAGTCGTTTCGCTTAACTCTTCTATAATACCAGTGACAGTGTACGTTGCTCCAGTTTCTTTTGTTGCTGTTTTCTGTATTGTCCCTTTGAAACCTTTATACCATGGATCCATTGGCTCCATTAGCTCATCATTCAGTAAACGCCTTACATTAGCAACAAGGTCCCTTGGATTATAATTAGGAACGTATGAACTCCAACCTGTTCCTATACCTTCACTTCCATTCACAAGTACCATTGGAATGATAGGTACATACCTAAGTGAAAAGGAAATCAACCGTTCAGCTATTTGCAATAGTTTGATTTTTCTTCACTAGATATGAAATAATTGTCTGTTACATTATACTTACCAAGTTGGTTCAATAGACTGCCCATCTTCATTCAAGTAATCAAGAACGGTATCATCATCCTTAGGAAACAGAAATCTTGCGATTGGTGAAAGCCTAGTGTAAATGTACCTAGAACTTGCATGATCTTTGCCTCCCTGCAATTGGAAGGTTTTCGGTAGATGAgtaagtgaaaagaaaagggattGTGTGATATAAAAGTAAGTTCCAAATAATGAAATTGTCTCTCACCATATTTCGAGTGCCAAATTGACCATTTGGTTGCAATAGATTTACATTATTGCTGCCAACATAGTCTTGTGCCATGCCAATTATGGTGCTGCTAAGACTCTGCTCACCATGATGATATGCTGAGTGCTCAGAGACATAACCAGAAAATTGGGAAACTTTTGCTTCCTTAACAAAATTCCTCTTAAATGCACAGAACAGAATCTTCCTTTGACCCGGTTTCAAACCATCAAGCATTGAAGGAATAGACCTTTGAAGGTCAGCCATTGAAAACAGAATAAGCTCTTTGTTAACAAATTCAGTGTATGAGATGTACTTTTCTTTCTGGTCTAGATGGGTACCGGGCTGCAGAGTACAAGAAAAATAGAGATTGAGAGTCAAATCGTGAAATTTTGGATGTATCACAAACAATACTAggataaaaatataattgtttcCAACCTCAAATTGTCTAAGCCAATTCTTCCTTGCTTCTATCTTCTTCTTACTGAAAGCAAGTTCTATTGATTCCCCATCTTGGTTATCTGCCCAGATAAAATCTTTCCTGTGTTTCTGAAGATCTTGGAAGTACTCTTTTCCTTCCTTTGAAGTACTTGTTCCCAACCCCTATCAAGGCATTAAAGAGAACAATTAGCAGAAAGCCACATCTGATGGTTTCATGAAATGTTTGATAGACAAACCTTATAGTACTTGATAGACCAACCACTTGAAGTAGCACCCAAACTCCTTCTCCATGCCTCATACTCAGGCATGGTATAAAATGCCAGTATCCTCCCACTTTTATGAGTAGCCTGCAAAAGAACAATGTTCAGACTATTGTACTTGCTGAAATCTTTTGGACCTGATTGATGTATTTTGTCTGTTTAAAGAAAAGGTATAAATTTCACCTTCACAATTGGTGTGATAAACTCCACTAAGAAAGATGGAACTTTCAGCAAGGACGGCCAAAAAGTGTGGATGAAATTAATTAAGAGACCCTTGATATGTGAACCATCATGATCCTGCACAAGTACAAAAATATAGTTCAATCAAGTGAATAGAAAAACCACAAACCATTCAACATATGCAAATATTGCCGAAGAATGGGCACCTGATCAGTCATAATCATTAAATGACCATATCTGAGTGATTTGACACTCTCATATTCTTTGCCTGTCTGAAGTCCAAGAATCTTCTTGATAgattcaatttctttattttctgaAACCTGTTTATGACTTGCTTCCCTTACATTTAGCAGCTTACCCCTCAAAGGGAACACACCATAGTGATCTCTCCCAACAACAGATATTCCAGCCATCTGTGAAACAGCTCAGTTCCCTTAGAAACATATCAAAGGTGGTATTGAACATAACGAGgttaaagaaagtaaaaaagataGCATACAGCTAGAGCCTTGGCTGAGTCTCCTTCAGTCAAAATCAATGTGCATTTATCAGAATTCCTCCCTCCTGCATCATTAGCATCTTCTAGCTTTTCCACCTTGACCTTATCAGATTTTTTTCCATCAGTCTTCTTAAGGTCTTTGCTATTTTTAAAGTCTGCCCAGGAGAGAAGAGAGTCGACAATGCCAATATTCTTCTCAACTGCAGTAATATCAGAATATTAATAATCAAAACCACATACTTCATATAACAAATAGCATAATTGGTCTTCGCAAGCATCAAAGGAACAAATCTGTAGTTGAACTAACATACCTTTCTTCAGAAAATCTGGTTGAAGTTCACATTTCGAACCGAAACTGCTCTGTCGCAGGGTCAAGGTTTCTTTAGTTTGTGAATCAAACGCAGGATTGTCAATGAGAGCATTAACAAACATCCATAAATGGTTCTTCACTGCGTGGGCTTTGATGTTAGCATTTTTGTTCTTCCTGTTCACTACACCCATTATGTGGTTTGCTATTTGGTTGGCCACATAATCAACGTGAGTTCCACCCTTAATAGTCGCAATGCTGTTCACAAAACTGACCTGCCCAAATCATCATGCTAGACCATGTTATTTTAAAGCTAAATATTTCAGGAATTACCACAATAGTTGTCTCAAACAGCTTGTCATCAGTACCTGTTGAAATTGTCCTTCACTCAGACTTACACATATCTCCCACCTTAATACTCCGTTTGCGTCATTAACTTTTAGGAACTCCCTGCAAAATTAGTGAATGTTAGCATACATTTCAAAGTAAAAAACTTGAGAAAGAAGTACAGATtagaaaatagaattttttgaCAATATACCTTTTCACATCATTAGAATCTAAGAAAAGCTTGCAATACTCTTCAAATGATTTGACGGGAATGCGCTGTTCATTGAGTTTCACCTTCACAGTCTTTCCAAGGCATCCACCCAAGTCAATTACTCTCTTTCTCATTAGTGCAACTACATCTGCTTCGAGCTCTTCCATGTTAAACTTTGCCAGGTCTGGCTTAAATGAAACTTTTGTCCAATTCTCACTTGCTTTGCATTTTGTTATAATTGGTTCACCCTTCTTTCCCATGTTGTTCGAGAAAACCTTCATTGACAGAACACAAAATTCAATTGTTTAGTAACAGCACTCAACCGACAATCAGCTACAAGAAACAGAATTTCCCTTGAAGGTACTGGCAACTTCCAGAAAGATCCATTAATTTAGTGCATCCTCATTAGCAAAGGTAAGAAAAGCTTAATCAAAAATCCCAAATTTCCAGTACCTAACTAAGAAGATCTTCATCCAGCTCTAAGGATTACAAGTACAGAGGTAAATTCTATCATCCTACTCTAATATTCGTCAGTACTAATTTAAGATCTCTGTCATAAAAATATGCACACAGCACCCTGCTTCTAATTAAGTGTTTCGCGTACCAGAAACTAAAATCTCACAATCAAGTACAGCTGTGAATTCGATCATCCTACTCTTAACATTCGTCAGTACTTATTTAAGATCTCTGTCATAGAAAGTATGCACACAGCATACTGCTTCTAGTTAAGTGTTTCGCGTATCAGAAACTAAAATCTAACAATGATTGAAGATTTAACACAGTATCCTTCAACATTTTCCACAATATTACGAAATAAAAACGACCATTACAATCCTACTGAAAAGAAAtcgcaaaaaaaaaatgtgagaaATACCTGCTTATACTTCTTCTGCCGCTTTCCATCAGCAGTTTCAATGACAAATTCAGTAGAAAAGATATTCGTAAGCTTAGCACCATATCCATTCCTTCCACCAGTGGTTTTCTTCTCAGCATCATCATAGTTACTACTAGTCAACAAATGCCCAAAAATCAATTCCGGCACATACACACCTTCCTCCTGATGGATCTCGACAGGAATACCATCACCGTTGTTATAAACACTAACTAAATTCTGTTCAGGATCTATCACCACTTCCAACGCGTCCATTTTAGGATCTCTCTGTTTGTTATCAGCTGCATTGACTAAAATCTCGTCGAAGATCTTGTACAGACCAGGCACGTAAGTGACTGGGCGATGAACCATGGCGTCATTCTCCCATACCCAAAGAGTTTGAGTGTGTTTTTCAACAGATCCGATGTAAGTATCGGGACGGAGAAGGATGTGTTCAAGCTGGGTCTTCTTCTGGTAGGTTTGCTCAATGGTTTTACCGTTTGCATTTGAAATGTTGGCGTTGCTACTTGATTGTAACGGGAGTTTTTTGGTTGCCATTGTTCCAGCGGTGgcggaggaggaagaagaggaggaggagagaCACAGAGATGGTGTCTTTTAGaggaatttgaagaatggggaaAATGTTAGCAATGGAGATTAGGGTTTATAGTATCAAAATAGGCGCTTTAACGGTAAAGTtcggagattttgaaatttgaaatttgaattctgAATTGGAGGGCTGAGATGCATTTTCGATATCTGACGGTCGTGAACTGTTGGTCACGTGCCTCTATGACACGTATAATCTCTTAtactaatttaataatttattttttttttaaagtgagGAGCCATTTTGTTTCAAGAGATTACAAAACGAAAATTACTACTACTATATACCAATTTATGTAatacatatcaaattttgagatttaaatatgtttatttttaatcctaaattttctatatatccttataatattttgaattgtcaattattgtgacttataatactttttatatagtttataaatatataaatttcagtttaaaaaatttaaagattttgtGAAAAAATTCTCGATCACACTGAAAttgtttaattttcaaaaaatgaaatgtgtctctataaattgagacagaggaagtagtattttcttttgtgAGTTCGATTTCTTTTTtcgaaagcttttaaaatagaatttggaaatttttaaaagaaatttactACGTACTTTTTTCGCAAAATGTCTTTTTATGTATATTCCTATTTAGTTCTCTTTATTTTGGAAGTTGATTTTATCCAGGATTGCAAATCTCAAACTTGTCTATGAAGAGCAAAATTCGTATTCTCTACCCCTAAATTAGCCTAAttagattcatttttttttatatatttcttgACTTTCcagagtcttttttttttatactaattAAATTCACGCTTTGTAAACCATAAGATAAGTAGGCCTCTCTAGACCATACAAGTGCGCATTGAGCCCTTGCAAATGTTTTAGTTACTTAGGAACTTCAAAGCTACTAAAAGTGCCATGATTTAGCATTTACTACTAAgtttttattaaattacattCACTCGAAAATGTGTAAACTTTTGCACTTTATAATGATTTAAACTCTATTTATGAAGAACTATTGTTGTAACATCTTGATCATCAATTCTTATGAAGTGATTAACATTACAAACCTAAATTGAATCTTGATGACTCAATGAAGTTATAATATTCCTTTATTGATATGGACTAATGGCATCACACAACATACATGAAAATATGTCTTATCTACAATGGGATGATTCACTTTCTATAAACAATGAATGGAACTTaataggcttaagtcatctgcgGCCtattaaagttgtccgcataattcacttagacacctcaactaggactagtacctattgaacacttcttTTGCCATATCTGGTGCCCGTATCTGATCTTTTGGTGCTGGTTGTTCTGTTGCTTCTGACTGGGACAAATCTGTCGATGACTGTGTCTAAGAAACTGAAATATGCTCGTCTCCATGGCTTTCGAACGAGCAAGATATAGTAAGGAACAAGAATACCTGTAATGAATCCCAATGCAACACTAACATAAAACCATTTATCAGGAAATTCATCACTGCTGTCATTCTCTAGTACCGTTCTATTGTCCGAGTTTCCATTTTGACATAGTACTACAAGTGGAGCTCCACAAAGATGGGGATTCCCCTCAAACGCGGACACTGTAAAAGTTGTCATCTGTCCCTTATAAGGAACCATGCCGGATAAGTTATTGTTTGAGAAGTTAATATAGCTCAAGAATGACATTGATTCCATGCTTGATGGGATGACACCAGACAGTGTATTACTCGAGAGATCAAGCGATGCTAACTGATGTAAGCTTGAAATGTTTTCTGGTATTTTTCCACTGATTTGGTTTCCGGACAAGTTCAAAACTATGAGGCCATGCAAGTTTGTCAATTCCACAGGAAATGCTCCGTTGAGGTTGTTTCTCGACAAGTCTATTGAGGTAAGAAGTGATAGGGTCTTGGTGTACTTTTGGAACTGATTTTTCAAATTCACTACCAAGCTTTCTTCATAGTAAATCCCTCTATACTTCCCATATAACAGATATTCATTCACTTTTTCCTCTTGTACCATGGCGTTCAGGTCTCCTATGCTTGTTGGAATGGCGCCAGTTATGTTGTTTTCTGCAAGATCAAGGACCTGCAATGAACTCAGTTTTGACATTCCTAAAGGAAGTTCTCCGGAAAATGAATTTGACCTTAAGCTGAGGATTCTAAGATTTTGAAAACCATCAGATATCCACGAGGGGAACTTTCCGGATAGTCTGTTGTTGCCTAGATCAAGTGTCTCCAAACTAGataaatttttcaaagaaaTGGGGACCCCTCCAGAGAATTTGTTGTCATTTAAGTGCAATGACTGAAGTTGAATCAATTGGCCCAAAGAACTCGGAAATGATCCAGATAGAAAATTGTTCCCAAGGTCTAAAGCTTTCAAGTAAGAACATTCCCCTATGCTTGAAGGGATACTTCCTGTTAGCTTATTGTTTGATAGATCAATGACTTGAACAAGGGTCATCTTTCCTATAGTAGCTGGTATTTCACCCGAAATTTCATTACTCGAAAGAGACAGAAATATCAAGTCTGGCATGACTTTGGAAATATTCTGAGGGATGAGACCTTGGAGCATATTGTGTGAAAGATCAAGCAATTCAATTGAGACACTAGGTAATGGAATGGTTCCGTTAAATAGGTTTGAACTCAGATCAATATCTGCAAAGGGGAATACTGGTAATGGATCTGGTAGAGTACCACTTAACTGATTAAAAGAACAATTCAGCAGggataaattaaaagaaatgtcCCAAAACCATCCTGGAATGGAATCTGAAATGCTCGCATTTGAAATGTCTAGGAACTTGAGCTCTTTCTGAGACTTGAGCCAAGTAGGAAAAGAAGGACCTAAATGGCAGGACCCCATGTCAAGATTTCGAATCTGAAACGGAGGAATCCAGTTGGGATTAACATTCAAGGTCAAGGAGTTGGATGAAAGGTCAAGAATCTTTACTTTGCGCAGGTTCTTAAAATGAACTTCGGATAGAGTACCTGTGAGGAAATTAGAAGAAAGATCAAGAACAGACAATTCAGAAAGCTGTCCAAAACTCTCTGATAGAGTACCATTTAGCTGGTTTCCTGAAAGTCTCAAGTTGGTCAAGTTTTGAAGCTTTCCGAAAGAAGCTGGTATAGGGCCTTCAAAAAAGTTGGAAGCTAATCCAAGTTGTTGAAGACTTTTCAACTGACCCAACCATCCTGGTACTTTACCAACAAGTCGGTTGCTGCTCAGCTTTAAGTACATCAAATTAGGCAAAGGCCTCTTAGAATCACATTTCTCCATTCCTTCGAGGTTTTCAGGTAGACTTCCTGTCAAGTTGTTTCCTGTTAAATCAAAGTTGATTAAACTGCATAGTCCTCCAATAGTTGCCGGTATTCCACCTTCAATGTTGTTTAAAAAGAGATCGAAATGAGTCAGATAAGTCATATTCCCAATGGATCTAGGCAACTTTCCATGTAGTTTGTTTGAACCTAAATCGAGAACTTCTATCTGTTTCCAACTTCCTCTAAATAGCTCAAGGCAATTGGCACTAAGGTTCTTGTTTAGCGCAAGGTTCAAGTATCTTAACCTTGGAATCTCACTGATGCCAAGTGGAATTCTGCCTCTAAAACCAGAGTTGCTCAAGTCTATATATTCAAGACTGGTGATATTTACAAGCCAACTCGGGAACGTTGAGTTGAAACTATTGAAACTAAGATCAATAACAGCTAGAGAAGTGAAGTTGACAGGAGTAAGATATGAAATGGAACCAGATAAGCCACAAGATGAAAGATGCAATTCTGTTAAATGTGGAAGCTGGTTTAGCATTTCCAACCAACTCGATCCTACCATAGAGAGCTCTACTTGGTTCATC belongs to Solanum stenotomum isolate F172 chromosome 1, ASM1918654v1, whole genome shotgun sequence and includes:
- the LOC125853511 gene encoding receptor-like protein EIX1, translated to MAVEFACKGQNVATSCSASDLEVLLDFKNGLNDPENRLSSWQGRDCCMWRGIGCSNATGSVIKIDLHNPFPVDSADVTRYGFWNLSGEIRPSLVKIQSLRYLDLSLNTFGGIPIPRFVSSLKNLEYLNLSKAGFFGTLHPDLGYLTNLQYLDVSSEFSALTVESFQWVTGLVSLKYIGMNQVELSMVGSSWLEMLNQLPHLTELHLSSCGLSGSISYLTPVNFTSLAVIDLSFNSFNSTFPSWLVNITSLEYIDLSNSGFRGRIPLGISEIPRLRYLNLALNKNLSANCLELFRGSWKQIEVLDLGSNKLHGKLPRSIGNMTYLTHFDLFLNNIEGGIPATIGGLCSLINFDLTGNNLTGSLPENLEGMEKCDSKRPLPNLMYLKLSSNRLVGKVPGWLGQLKSLQQLGLASNFFEGPIPASFGKLQNLTNLRLSGNQLNGTLSESFGQLSELSVLDLSSNFLTGTLSEVHFKNLRKVKILDLSSNSLTLNVNPNWIPPFQIRNLDMGSCHLGPSFPTWLKSQKELKFLDISNASISDSIPGWFWDISFNLSLLNCSFNQLSGTLPDPLPVFPFADIDLSSNLFNGTIPLPSVSIELLDLSHNMLQGLIPQNISKVMPDLIFLSLSSNEISGEIPATIGKMTLVQVIDLSNNKLTGSIPSSIGECSYLKALDLGNNFLSGSFPSSLGQLIQLQSLHLNDNKFSGGVPISLKNLSSLETLDLGNNRLSGKFPSWISDGFQNLRILSLRSNSFSGELPLGMSKLSSLQVLDLAENNITGAIPTSIGDLNAMVQEEKVNEYLLYGKYRGIYYEESLVVNLKNQFQKYTKTLSLLTSIDLSRNNLNGAFPVELTNLHGLIVLNLSGNQISGKIPENISSLHQLASLDLSSNTLSGVIPSSMESMSFLSYINFSNNNLSGMVPYKGQMTTFTVSAFEGNPHLCGAPLVVLCQNGNSDNRTVLENDSSDEFPDKWFYVSVALGFITGILVPYYILLVRKPWRRAYFSFLDTVIDRFVPVRSNRTTSTKRSDTGTRYGKRSVQ
- the LOC125853507 gene encoding DNA topoisomerase 2 isoform X1 translates to MATKKLPLQSSSNANISNANGKTIEQTYQKKTQLEHILLRPDTYIGSVEKHTQTLWVWENDAMVHRPVTYVPGLYKIFDEILVNAADNKQRDPKMDALEVVIDPEQNLVSVYNNGDGIPVEIHQEEGVYVPELIFGHLLTSSNYDDAEKKTTGGRNGYGAKLTNIFSTEFVIETADGKRQKKYKQVFSNNMGKKGEPIITKCKASENWTKVSFKPDLAKFNMEELEADVVALMRKRVIDLGGCLGKTVKVKLNEQRIPVKSFEEYCKLFLDSNDVKREFLKVNDANGVLRWEICVSLSEGQFQQVSFVNSIATIKGGTHVDYVANQIANHIMGVVNRKNKNANIKAHAVKNHLWMFVNALIDNPAFDSQTKETLTLRQSSFGSKCELQPDFLKKVEKNIGIVDSLLSWADFKNSKDLKKTDGKKSDKVKVEKLEDANDAGGRNSDKCTLILTEGDSAKALAMAGISVVGRDHYGVFPLRGKLLNVREASHKQVSENKEIESIKKILGLQTGKEYESVKSLRYGHLMIMTDQDHDGSHIKGLLINFIHTFWPSLLKVPSFLVEFITPIVKATHKSGRILAFYTMPEYEAWRRSLGATSSGWSIKYYKGLGTSTSKEGKEYFQDLQKHRKDFIWADNQDGESIELAFSKKKIEARKNWLRQFEPGTHLDQKEKYISYTEFVNKELILFSMADLQRSIPSMLDGLKPGQRKILFCAFKRNFVKEAKVSQFSGYVSEHSAYHHGEQSLSSTIIGMAQDYVGSNNVNLLQPNGQFGTRNMGGKDHASSRYIYTRLSPIARFLFPKDDDTVLDYLNEDGQSIEPTWYVPIIPMVLVNGSEGIGTGWSSYVPNYNPRDLVANVRRLLNDELMEPMDPWYKGFKGTIQKTATKETGATYTVTGIIEELSETTLRISELPVRRWTEDYKQFLESMTVSTDKSKDSFIKEVKAYGDENSVCFEVIMSEENLLLAQQEGLLKKFKLTTTISTSNMHLFDSKGKIKKYDAPEEILEEFYHVRLEYYEKRKKTLLEILELELLRIENKVRFILGVVKGEIIVNNRKRADLLFELKNKGFTPFPKKKPVEAVVADSTDDAEDSEESPEESNKGVRASDYDYLLSMAIGTLTLEKVQELCADRDKLNAEVEDMRNATPKDLWMKDLDVLDKQLDEQDKIDIQTEEAREKLKKKVMNAAGKAPKPKPRKITKKAAVVESTAEPMDVSVGSMAETANVTEVAKPKGRGGGSKKAPAKQAKPVVVEDEEEEDEVLALKDRLAAYNLNSSPDRSEVTETEAPKAQTKAPAKRAAAQKKALPSTPDVSEGEDEIEISDDNEFAPEVAVGGKKKGGRKPAAAKAAAAPKPPPKKRAPANKQSQSVGQRLITQVLKPAEDAGVSPDRKVRKMRESPFNKKSGAVIGRNTSSSSTSHESEVSPPIPSLASLEEEVSEVVVAPKARPQRANRTKKTTYVISGSDSEEDNDHIELSDDDVELSDTDSDEDSE
- the LOC125853507 gene encoding DNA topoisomerase 2 isoform X2, translated to MATKKLPLQSSSNANISNANGKTIEQTYQKKTQLEHILLRPDTYIGSVEKHTQTLWVWENDAMVHRPVTYVPGLYKIFDEILVNAADNKQRDPKMDALEVVIDPEQNLVSVYNNGDGIPVEIHQEEGVYVPELIFGHLLTSSNYDDAEKKTTGGRNGYGAKLTNIFSTEFVIETADGKRQKKYKQVFSNNMGKKGEPIITKCKASENWTKVSFKPDLAKFNMEELEADVVALMRKRVIDLGGCLGKTVKVKLNEQRIPVKSFEEYCKLFLDSNDVKREFLKVNDANGVLRWEICVSLSEGQFQQVSFVNSIATIKGGTHVDYVANQIANHIMGVVNRKNKNANIKAHAVKNHLWMFVNALIDNPAFDSQTKETLTLRQSSFGSKCELQPDFLKKVEKNIGIVDSLLSWADFKNSKDLKKTDGKKSDKVKVEKLEDANDAGGRNSDKCTLILTEGDSAKALAMAGISVVGRDHYGVFPLRGKLLNVREASHKQVSENKEIESIKKILGLQTGKEYESVKSLRYGHLMIMTDQDHDGSHIKGLLINFIHTFWPSLLKVPSFLVEFITPIVKATHKSGRILAFYTMPEYEAWRRSLGATSSGWSIKYYKGLGTSTSKEGKEYFQDLQKHRKDFIWADNQDGESIELAFSKKKIEARKNWLRQFEPGTHLDQKEKYISYTEFVNKELILFSMADLQRSIPSMLDGLKPGQRKILFCAFKRNFVKEAKVSQFSGYVSEHSAYHHGEQSLSSTIIGMAQDYVGSNNVNLLQPNGQFGTRNMGGKDHASSRYIYTRLSPIARFLFPKDDDTVLDYLNEDGQSIEPTWYVPIIPMVLVNGSEGIGTGWSSYVPNYNPRDLVANVRRLLNDELMEPMDPWYKGFKGTIQKTATKETGATYTVTGIIEELSETTLRISELPVRRWTEDYKQFLESMTVSTDKSKDSFIKEVKAYGDENSVCFEVIMSEENLLLAQQEGLLKKFKLTTTISTSNMHLFDSKGKIKKYDAPEEILEEFYHVRLEYYEKRKKTLLEILELELLRIENKVRFILGVVKGEIIVNNRKRADLLFELKNKGFTPFPKKKPVEAVVADSTDDAEDSEESPEESNKGVRASDYDYLLSMAIGTLTLEKVQELCADRDKLNAEVEDMRNATPKDLWMKDLDVLDKQLDEQDKIDIQTEEAREKLKKKVMNAAGKAPKPKPRKITKKAAVVESTAEPMDVSVGSMAETANVTEVAKPKGRGGGSKKAPAKAKPVVVEDEEEEDEVLALKDRLAAYNLNSSPDRSEVTETEAPKAQTKAPAKRAAAQKKALPSTPDVSEGEDEIEISDDNEFAPEVAVGGKKKGGRKPAAAKAAAAPKPPPKKRAPANKQSQSVGQRLITQVLKPAEDAGVSPDRKVRKMRESPFNKKSGAVIGRNTSSSSTSHESEVSPPIPSLASLEEEVSEVVVAPKARPQRANRTKKTTYVISGSDSEEDNDHIELSDDDVELSDTDSDEDSE